In Candidatus Dormiibacterota bacterium, the following are encoded in one genomic region:
- a CDS encoding trypsin-like peptidase domain-containing protein, with protein MRDRLSLVSEEAAGATGQPPTGPSESSGRDDGALLDEYSRTVIRAVEKVSPSVVNIDVYKNVRVRGQASGPAGGAEAGREVRAGTGSGFVFTPDGFVLTNSHVVSGAARVDVTLNDGRRLPAQIVGDDPNTDLAVLRVQAPGLLAARLGESRSVRPGQVVIAIGNPYGFQCTVTTGVVSALGRSLRSGSGRLIDNVIQTDAALNPGNSGGPLVDSAGEVIGVNTAVILPAQGICFAMAIDTVKFVAGRLIKDGKIARAFIGVAGQNVPLHRRVVRFHGLPHDSAILVVSLEADSPAQRAGLQDGDLIVALDGQPVAGIDDLHRILTDARVGARATLTVLRGTAKLDLAIVPEEAPRP; from the coding sequence ATGCGTGACAGATTGTCTCTCGTGTCGGAAGAGGCGGCCGGAGCGACCGGGCAGCCCCCGACCGGCCCGTCCGAGTCTTCCGGACGCGACGACGGTGCCCTGCTCGACGAGTACTCGCGCACCGTCATCCGCGCTGTCGAGAAGGTCAGCCCGTCGGTCGTCAACATCGACGTCTACAAGAACGTCCGGGTCCGTGGCCAGGCGTCCGGCCCGGCGGGCGGTGCGGAAGCCGGTCGGGAAGTGCGCGCCGGGACCGGCTCGGGATTCGTGTTCACCCCCGACGGGTTCGTCCTGACCAACAGTCACGTGGTGAGCGGTGCGGCCCGCGTGGACGTGACGCTCAACGACGGGCGGCGCCTGCCGGCGCAGATCGTGGGGGACGACCCCAACACCGACCTGGCGGTCCTGCGCGTGCAGGCGCCGGGGCTCCTGGCGGCGCGGCTGGGGGAATCGCGATCGGTCCGCCCGGGCCAGGTGGTCATCGCCATCGGCAACCCGTACGGCTTCCAGTGCACCGTGACGACCGGTGTCGTGAGCGCCCTCGGACGCTCCCTGCGCTCCGGCTCGGGCCGGCTCATCGACAACGTCATCCAGACCGACGCGGCTCTGAACCCGGGGAACTCGGGCGGGCCGCTCGTCGACTCCGCGGGCGAAGTCATCGGCGTCAACACGGCCGTGATCCTGCCGGCGCAGGGGATCTGCTTCGCCATGGCCATCGACACCGTGAAGTTCGTCGCCGGCCGCCTGATCAAGGACGGGAAGATCGCGCGCGCCTTCATCGGCGTGGCCGGGCAGAACGTGCCTCTGCACCGGCGGGTGGTGCGCTTCCACGGTCTGCCGCACGACAGCGCCATCCTGGTGGTCTCGCTGGAAGCGGACAGCCCGGCGCAGCGCGCCGGTCTCCAGGACGGGGATCTGATCGTCGCCCTCGACGGCCAGCCGGTCGCCGGCATCGACGACCTGCACCGCATCCTGACCGACGCCCGCGTCGGGGCGCGCGCCACGCTCACGGTGCTGCGCGGCACCGCGAAGCTCGACCTCGCCATCGTTCCTGAAGAGGCGCCGCGGCCGTAG
- a CDS encoding glycosyltransferase family 39 protein: MTSAEVALPAGRAWPRSGAARGGVFLLEFLQEERYRRPRAGLTAAFLLLFVLLAVLLSFTRQPWSDEGSLASPAYNLAFHGFMGTTLVDEQSSGLRGINEHTYWNPPVGILLQALSFKVFGFHLVSMRLPSILMGLVAGLSWFIILERLTRRRAVAYLAALFIMTDYAYLMAASSARYDMICAGFGAAGLALYLTLRERSVGAALLASNAAIVASGLSHPLGIVYLLGLLLLLARDRRRVDWRGMGLALVPYVAGGAAWGLYILRDPSGFLTQFMFNLGVGNRGQALLHPATALWTELGQRYLRAFGLKEHTPGNTGPIYLKAIILAVYAAGLAGSLAIPAIRRSRGFGTVFGLLAVVFLFLTFGEGQRGAIYLIHALPLYGSVLAFFVGWVLARGRAAASIATACVAGFLALQVGGAVLRAGQNTYGRRYDPAMTYVREHSRPDETVMGSVACAFGVGLDRGLLSDNLLGYYSGKVPDWVIVDDFFRESFGIDAVRRPCMFRHIDEVLQQCDRVFDRDGVEVYRLRPRRSPGPPQAQTLPAAARSQAPAGAPRTCRSTGRRTG, translated from the coding sequence ATGACGTCCGCGGAGGTCGCGCTGCCCGCGGGGCGCGCGTGGCCGCGATCCGGCGCGGCCCGCGGCGGCGTGTTCCTGCTCGAGTTCCTGCAGGAGGAGCGTTACCGCCGCCCCAGGGCCGGTCTGACGGCCGCCTTCCTCCTCCTCTTCGTCCTGCTCGCGGTCCTGCTGTCATTCACCAGGCAGCCGTGGAGCGATGAAGGGAGTTTAGCGAGTCCCGCCTACAACCTGGCGTTCCATGGATTCATGGGAACGACACTGGTCGACGAGCAGAGCAGCGGCCTGCGCGGCATCAACGAGCACACCTACTGGAATCCGCCCGTCGGCATCCTGCTGCAGGCCCTGTCGTTCAAGGTGTTTGGATTCCACCTCGTATCCATGAGGCTGCCCTCCATCCTGATGGGACTGGTGGCGGGCCTGTCGTGGTTCATCATTCTCGAGCGTCTCACCCGAAGAAGAGCCGTCGCGTACCTGGCCGCGTTGTTCATCATGACCGACTACGCGTATCTGATGGCCGCCTCGTCCGCCCGCTACGACATGATCTGCGCGGGATTCGGCGCCGCAGGACTGGCGCTGTACCTGACGCTGCGGGAGCGTTCGGTCGGCGCCGCTCTGCTCGCCTCGAACGCGGCGATCGTCGCCTCCGGGCTGAGCCATCCGCTGGGGATCGTCTACCTGCTCGGCCTGCTGCTTCTCCTCGCGCGGGATCGCCGGCGCGTCGATTGGAGGGGGATGGGCCTCGCGCTCGTTCCGTACGTCGCGGGGGGAGCGGCCTGGGGACTCTACATCCTGCGGGACCCTTCCGGCTTCCTCACCCAGTTCATGTTCAACCTGGGGGTGGGGAACCGCGGGCAGGCGCTCCTTCATCCGGCGACGGCGCTCTGGACCGAGCTGGGCCAGCGCTACCTGCGCGCCTTCGGGCTGAAGGAGCACACGCCGGGCAACACCGGCCCGATCTATCTCAAGGCGATCATCCTGGCGGTCTATGCCGCGGGCCTGGCCGGCTCGCTCGCGATCCCCGCCATCCGCAGGAGCCGGGGGTTCGGGACCGTCTTCGGCCTGCTCGCGGTCGTGTTCCTCTTCCTGACGTTCGGGGAGGGCCAGAGGGGCGCCATCTACCTGATCCATGCTCTGCCCTTGTACGGATCGGTCCTGGCCTTCTTCGTCGGATGGGTCCTGGCGCGCGGTCGTGCGGCCGCCTCGATCGCGACCGCGTGCGTCGCCGGATTTCTGGCCCTCCAGGTGGGAGGAGCCGTCCTGCGCGCCGGCCAGAACACATACGGCCGGCGGTATGACCCGGCCATGACCTACGTCCGAGAGCACTCGAGACCGGATGAGACGGTGATGGGCAGCGTGGCCTGCGCGTTCGGCGTCGGACTCGATCGCGGACTGCTCAGCGACAACCTGCTCGGCTACTACAGCGGCAAGGTGCCGGACTGGGTGATCGTGGACGACTTCTTCCGGGAAAGCTTCGGAATCGACGCGGTGAGACGCCCCTGCATGTTCCGCCACATAGACGAGGTGCTGCAACAGTGCGACAGGGTGTTCGATCGCGACGGAGTCGAGGTGTACCGTCTCAGACCGCGGCGGTCTCCAGGTCCGCCGCAGGCTCAGACTCTCCCCGCAGCGGCGCGCTCGCAAGCG
- a CDS encoding MBL fold metallo-hydrolase, giving the protein MARLSERLPDNAPGDFYVDRSCIDCDTCTRIAPGLFAPADDHSFVSRQPADASERLRALMALVACPTASIGTVSRLDAGPGVDAFPESIAEEVSFLGFTSEDSFGAWSYLVRRREGNVIVDSPRAAAPLLKRIEEMGGARIMFLTHRDDVADHEAFHRRFGCERVLHADDVTPGTAGVERRIPGNEPVRLAGDLLAIPVPGHTRGHAVLLYRDRFLFTGDHLAWSPERRRLIAFRDACWYSWTEQIRSMERLLDYSFEWVLPGHGSRWHAPSAAAMRRELERCIAWMRA; this is encoded by the coding sequence ATGGCCAGGCTCTCCGAAAGACTGCCGGACAACGCTCCGGGCGACTTCTACGTCGATCGATCCTGCATCGACTGCGACACCTGCACGCGCATCGCCCCCGGCCTGTTCGCCCCGGCGGACGATCACTCGTTCGTGTCGCGCCAGCCCGCAGACGCGTCCGAACGGCTGCGCGCCCTGATGGCGCTCGTCGCGTGCCCTACCGCGTCGATCGGCACCGTGTCACGGCTCGACGCGGGGCCCGGTGTCGACGCTTTCCCCGAGTCGATCGCGGAGGAGGTCTCCTTCCTCGGGTTCACCTCGGAGGATTCGTTCGGCGCCTGGAGCTATCTCGTCCGCCGCAGGGAGGGGAACGTCATCGTCGACTCGCCGCGCGCCGCGGCGCCGCTTTTGAAGCGCATCGAGGAGATGGGGGGCGCCCGCATCATGTTCCTGACGCACCGCGACGACGTCGCCGACCACGAGGCGTTCCATCGCCGCTTCGGCTGCGAGCGCGTCCTGCACGCGGACGACGTGACGCCCGGAACCGCAGGCGTCGAGCGGCGTATTCCCGGAAACGAGCCGGTGCGCCTGGCCGGGGACCTGCTGGCGATCCCGGTGCCGGGGCACACGCGCGGCCACGCCGTCCTGCTCTACCGCGATCGCTTCCTGTTCACCGGGGATCACCTGGCCTGGTCGCCGGAGCGCCGGCGGCTCATCGCGTTCCGCGACGCCTGCTGGTACTCCTGGACCGAGCAGATCCGCTCGATGGAGCGCCTGCTCGACTACAGCTTCGAGTGGGTCCTCCCCGGCCACGGCTCGAGGTGGCACGCGCCGTCCGCCGCGGCCATGCGTCGGGAGCTCGAGCGCTGCATCGCCTGGATGCGTGCCTAG